The Thermodesulfovibrio thiophilus DSM 17215 genome contains a region encoding:
- the gyrB gene encoding DNA topoisomerase (ATP-hydrolyzing) subunit B, whose amino-acid sequence MNKAETYKAGDIKILKGLEGVRTRPAMYIGSTGVEGLHHLIYEVLDNSVDEALAGYCNQIEVRLHRDGSCTVIDNGRGIPIDIHPDDPEGRTALEIVLTELHAGGKFESKAYKVSGGLHGVGLSVVNALSEWLEVEVKRDGKVVRQRYARGIPVTPVEIIGETEDSGTKIKFMPDPEIFETTEFIKEMLIERFRELSYLNKGLKIILVDERDGSVEEFIKEGGIVSFVEDLNKNKKVLNSKPIYVKGQKDRIIVEIAIQYNEGYSEEIITFVNNIHTREGGTHLVGFKSALTRTINSYAIENGLLKEGKESLSGEDVREGIVAVISVKIPDPQFEGQTKMKLGNSEVKGVVETILNEGLSRWLEENPNYAKLIIEKARDAARAREAAKKAKELTRKNGILESTTLPGKLADCTEKDPSHAELFIVEGDSAGGSAKQARDRRCQAVLPLRGKILNVEKARVDKMLTSEEIKTLITAIGGGIGKENFDPADIRYHKVILMTDADVDGAHIRTLLLTFFYRQMFPLIEAGYLYIAQPPLYRIKRGKWERYIQTEDEFNEFLMDIAVEEVSLPQESELNLKKEFLKLLFEYGRILENFEKRGFAPSFIESILKTGPEQKDTEFFELKDFQMIQQIYDRLSTLQEIKENQDYVIQIKNDTVRTQSLWELYSKVMDAIKKGLTIQRYKGLGEMNPEQLWETTMDPEKRTLLQVTVEDAELANEMFTILMGDDVEPRKEFIVKHALEVRNLDI is encoded by the coding sequence GTGAACAAAGCAGAAACCTATAAAGCAGGAGACATAAAAATTCTTAAAGGACTTGAAGGGGTAAGAACCCGTCCTGCTATGTATATTGGCTCAACAGGTGTTGAAGGATTGCATCATCTCATTTATGAAGTGCTTGATAACAGCGTTGATGAAGCTCTTGCAGGATATTGTAATCAGATTGAAGTTAGATTGCATAGAGATGGAAGCTGTACTGTTATAGATAATGGTAGAGGTATTCCAATAGATATTCATCCAGATGATCCTGAAGGCAGAACAGCTCTCGAAATAGTTCTTACAGAGCTTCATGCAGGAGGAAAGTTTGAGTCAAAAGCATACAAAGTATCCGGTGGTCTTCACGGAGTAGGCTTGAGTGTTGTTAATGCTCTCTCAGAATGGCTTGAGGTTGAGGTAAAAAGAGATGGCAAGGTAGTAAGACAGAGATATGCTCGTGGTATTCCTGTTACCCCAGTTGAGATTATTGGTGAGACAGAAGATTCAGGGACAAAAATAAAGTTTATGCCTGATCCAGAGATATTCGAAACCACAGAGTTTATAAAAGAGATGCTAATTGAGAGATTTAGAGAACTATCTTACTTGAACAAAGGATTAAAAATTATTCTTGTTGATGAAAGAGATGGATCAGTTGAGGAATTTATTAAAGAAGGTGGAATAGTATCATTTGTAGAAGATTTAAACAAAAATAAGAAAGTATTAAATTCAAAACCAATATATGTTAAAGGACAAAAAGACAGGATTATTGTTGAGATAGCTATTCAATATAATGAAGGTTATTCAGAAGAAATTATCACATTTGTGAATAATATCCATACAAGAGAAGGTGGTACTCATTTAGTAGGTTTTAAGTCAGCTCTCACCCGAACAATAAACAGTTATGCAATTGAAAATGGACTTTTAAAAGAGGGAAAAGAGTCTCTTTCTGGTGAAGATGTAAGAGAGGGCATTGTTGCTGTAATAAGTGTGAAGATTCCTGATCCTCAGTTTGAAGGACAGACCAAGATGAAACTCGGTAACAGCGAGGTAAAGGGAGTTGTAGAAACCATACTAAATGAAGGCCTCAGCAGATGGTTAGAGGAAAATCCGAACTATGCAAAACTAATTATTGAGAAAGCAAGAGATGCTGCAAGGGCTCGTGAGGCTGCTAAAAAGGCGAAGGAGCTTACAAGAAAAAATGGAATTCTTGAATCAACAACTCTTCCTGGTAAGCTTGCGGATTGTACTGAAAAAGACCCTTCTCATGCCGAACTTTTTATAGTTGAGGGCGATTCTGCTGGTGGATCAGCAAAACAGGCAAGAGACAGACGCTGTCAGGCAGTATTACCTTTAAGAGGAAAAATTTTAAACGTGGAAAAAGCAAGAGTAGACAAGATGTTAACATCAGAGGAGATAAAAACCCTGATTACCGCAATTGGCGGAGGCATTGGCAAGGAAAATTTTGATCCTGCTGATATCAGATATCATAAAGTAATTCTGATGACCGATGCTGATGTTGATGGTGCGCATATTAGAACTCTTCTTTTAACATTTTTTTACAGGCAGATGTTTCCTTTAATAGAAGCTGGATATTTATACATAGCCCAGCCCCCACTCTATAGAATTAAGAGAGGCAAATGGGAAAGATACATACAGACAGAGGATGAATTTAATGAATTTCTCATGGATATTGCTGTCGAGGAGGTATCTCTTCCTCAGGAATCAGAACTTAATTTAAAAAAAGAGTTTTTGAAGCTACTTTTTGAATATGGCAGGATTCTAGAAAATTTTGAAAAAAGAGGATTTGCCCCATCTTTTATAGAAAGCATTCTTAAAACTGGTCCAGAACAAAAAGATACAGAATTTTTTGAATTAAAGGATTTTCAGATGATTCAGCAGATATATGACAGACTTTCAACTCTTCAGGAAATTAAAGAAAATCAGGACTATGTTATTCAGATTAAGAATGACACTGTAAGAACTCAATCTTTGTGGGAACTTTATAGCAAAGTTATGGATGCAATAAAAAAGGGACTCACCATTCAAAGATATAAAGGGCTTGGAGAGATGAATCCTGAACAGTTATGGGAAACCACAATGGATCCTGAAAAAAGGACACTCTTACAGGTAACAGTTGAAGATGCTGAACTGGCAAATGAAATGTTTACAATACTGATGGGAGATGATGTTGAACCAAGAAAAGAGTTTATTGTAAAACATGCACTTGAAGTTAGAAACCTTGATATTTAA
- the prfB gene encoding peptide chain release factor 2 (programmed frameshift), producing the protein MVTYEDLKINLKETKEKVLSLRGCLEIDKLKEKIKTLDIELQKEVNWKDIKKIKSIQQEKNSLQEIVEPLDSFINKIEYLEEALNISESEEEGYLFLHDLEKDIEETKKNIEKLELRLLLNKEHDKNNAIVSIHPGAGGTESQDWAEMLMRMYLRWAEKKGFKVNIIDLQSGEEAGIKDVTFTVEGLYAYGYLKSEAGVHRLVRISPFDANKRRHTSFVAVSIYPEIEDNIEVEIKDEDLRIDTFRASGAGGQHVNKVSSAVRIVHIPTGIIVNCQTERSQHRNKEIAMKILRSKLYALLQKEQEDKIKSIISDKKDIAWGNQIRSYILHPYRLIKDHRTDIEIYDVEQILDGDIDVFIEAYLKRFSSVF; encoded by the exons ATGGTTACATATGAAGATTTAAAGATTAATTTAAAAGAAACTAAAGAAAAAGTTCTTTCTTTAAGAGGTTGTCTT GAAATAGATAAGCTTAAAGAGAAAATTAAAACACTTGATATAGAACTTCAGAAGGAAGTTAACTGGAAAGATATAAAAAAAATAAAATCAATTCAGCAGGAAAAAAATAGTCTTCAGGAAATAGTTGAACCTTTAGACTCTTTTATCAATAAGATTGAATATCTTGAAGAAGCGTTAAATATTTCAGAGTCAGAAGAAGAAGGATATTTATTTTTACATGATTTAGAAAAAGATATAGAAGAAACTAAAAAAAATATTGAAAAGCTTGAATTGAGGCTTTTACTTAATAAAGAACATGATAAAAATAATGCTATAGTATCAATCCATCCTGGAGCAGGTGGCACAGAAAGTCAGGACTGGGCTGAGATGCTCATGAGGATGTATTTAAGATGGGCTGAAAAAAAGGGATTTAAAGTGAACATTATTGATTTACAATCAGGAGAAGAAGCAGGAATAAAGGATGTAACTTTTACTGTTGAAGGATTATATGCTTACGGATATTTAAAATCAGAAGCCGGAGTTCATAGACTTGTAAGAATTTCTCCATTTGATGCAAATAAAAGAAGACATACTTCTTTTGTAGCTGTCAGTATTTATCCAGAAATAGAAGATAATATTGAGGTTGAAATAAAAGATGAGGACTTAAGAATCGATACTTTTAGAGCTTCGGGAGCAGGTGGTCAGCATGTTAATAAGGTTTCATCAGCTGTAAGAATTGTTCATATTCCTACAGGTATTATTGTTAACTGTCAAACTGAAAGATCTCAGCATAGAAATAAAGAAATTGCAATGAAGATATTAAGGTCAAAACTTTATGCTCTTTTACAGAAAGAACAGGAAGATAAGATAAAGTCTATTATAAGTGACAAAAAAGATATAGCATGGGGAAATCAGATCAGGTCTTATATACTTCATCCTTATAGGCTGATAAAAGATCACAGGACTGATATTGAGATTTATGATGTTGAACAGATTTTAGATGGTGATATAGATGTTTTTATTGAAGCTTATCTTAAAAGATTTTCTTCTGTTTTTTAA
- the dnaA gene encoding chromosomal replication initiator protein DnaA: MNEINKIWQKVLEIIAQKVGESIFELWFSPIKLLDIKNSNAFIEVPNRFFKDWIEDNFPSIISDSFYQITGNQIKIHYIITGKEQELISIDEKKPAIKRGYFNPKYTFDTFVVGPSNQFAHAAAQRVAENPGVAYNPLFIYGGVGLGKTHLITAIGNYILDKKPEINACYISSEQFTGEFVSAIRHEKMTEFKNKYRTVDIFLVDDIQFIAGKDSTQEEFFHTFNELYSKQKQIVISSDRPPMEISDITDRLRSRFGMGLIADIQPPEIETRVAILYKKAEMEGIKLPEDVAYFIASRIKSNVRELEGSLIKLCAYSSLTKAPITMDIAKHVLKDLLPDENKPITVELIQKAVCETMDIKIQDIRSKKRTKEIANARKLAMYIAKKLTNFSLAEIGSAFGGKDHATVIYACKQIEKARQKDDNLAKLIDNIIKRLQVNK, encoded by the coding sequence ATGAATGAAATAAATAAAATCTGGCAGAAAGTTTTAGAAATTATAGCACAAAAAGTAGGTGAATCTATTTTTGAACTCTGGTTTTCTCCTATAAAGCTTTTGGATATAAAGAATTCAAACGCTTTTATAGAGGTTCCAAATAGATTTTTTAAGGACTGGATAGAGGATAATTTCCCATCGATAATAAGTGACAGCTTTTATCAGATTACAGGAAATCAAATAAAAATTCATTATATTATTACGGGTAAGGAGCAGGAATTAATATCTATTGACGAAAAAAAGCCGGCTATAAAAAGGGGCTATTTCAATCCTAAATATACTTTTGATACCTTTGTTGTTGGACCTTCGAATCAGTTCGCACATGCGGCAGCGCAGAGAGTTGCTGAAAATCCTGGAGTTGCTTATAATCCTCTTTTTATATATGGTGGAGTCGGGCTTGGTAAGACTCATCTTATAACAGCTATAGGGAATTATATTTTGGATAAAAAGCCTGAAATTAATGCATGTTATATTTCTTCAGAGCAGTTTACTGGCGAGTTTGTTTCGGCAATCAGACATGAAAAAATGACTGAATTTAAAAATAAGTATAGAACAGTGGATATATTTCTGGTAGATGATATCCAGTTTATTGCTGGTAAGGATTCTACACAGGAAGAGTTTTTTCATACATTCAATGAACTTTATAGTAAGCAAAAACAAATAGTTATCTCCAGTGATAGACCTCCAATGGAGATTTCAGATATTACAGACAGACTACGTTCAAGATTTGGAATGGGGCTTATAGCAGATATTCAGCCTCCGGAAATAGAAACGAGAGTTGCAATTTTATATAAAAAAGCAGAAATGGAAGGGATTAAATTACCAGAAGATGTGGCTTACTTTATAGCTTCGAGAATTAAATCAAATGTAAGAGAGCTTGAAGGTTCTTTGATCAAGTTGTGTGCATATAGTTCTCTAACAAAGGCTCCGATAACTATGGACATAGCAAAGCATGTTTTAAAAGATTTGCTCCCTGATGAAAACAAACCAATCACAGTTGAATTAATTCAAAAAGCTGTGTGTGAAACAATGGATATAAAAATTCAGGATATAAGATCAAAAAAAAGAACAAAAGAGATTGCAAATGCAAGAAAGTTGGCTATGTATATAGCAAAAAAGCTGACCAATTTTTCGCTGGCAGAAATAGGTAGTGCCTTTGGTGGTAAAGATCATGCAACAGTTATATATGCATGCAAACAGATTGAAAAGGCAAGACAAAAAGATGACAATCTGGCGAAGCTTATAGATAACATTATAAAAAGATTACAGGTTAATAAATAA
- the lnt gene encoding apolipoprotein N-acyltransferase, whose product MLWPDFIKETKSYLVNTVKKYFLPFLSAIMLILSFAPFDVFFLAWVSFLPFFFFLYKAQDSRTVFKGGLVFGFLYFLGNVYWIYHSLYFYGSVPFILSYVIVGLLALYLALYPAFFALIYKNLLKNNLPTSFYAPFIWVSFEVLRTYLFTGFPWAILGYSQYKFLIINQIADITGIYGISYLIILFNCLIFDLLIFKKLKTRYPLISYIPVVLSTAGIVIIFALTIIYGVIKLNEPIDSQTLKVAVIQGSIPQHEKWDFNKINEILNIYKNLTIQAKSSNPQLVVWPETALPFIYEKNKYFTSDLINFVKGQNIYLLVGTIMERQENQYTNSAVLIDSNGVTAYFYDKIHLVPFGEYVPLRKILFFIDKLTVGVGDYQSGSSYNLAVTPFGKFATLICYESIFPGQVRKFYQKGGNFIVNITNDGWFGKTSGPYQHFSMAVFRAIENRKPLIRAANSGISGFIDSKGRIINKTKLFERTYLVENIQENEKNSFYIKYGDIFAYLCIVFSLIFLIGNISFGGKKWLHMKI is encoded by the coding sequence ATGTTGTGGCCAGATTTTATAAAAGAAACAAAAAGTTATTTAGTTAACACTGTTAAAAAGTATTTTTTACCATTTTTATCTGCTATTATGTTAATTCTAAGTTTTGCACCATTTGATGTTTTTTTCCTTGCATGGGTTTCTTTTTTACCATTTTTTTTCTTTTTATATAAAGCTCAAGATTCCAGAACTGTTTTTAAAGGTGGATTGGTTTTTGGATTTTTATATTTTTTAGGCAATGTTTACTGGATTTATCATTCTCTTTACTTTTATGGCTCTGTACCTTTTATTTTAAGCTATGTTATAGTTGGTCTATTAGCTCTATATCTTGCTCTATACCCAGCTTTTTTTGCTTTAATATATAAAAATTTATTAAAAAATAATTTACCAACTTCATTTTATGCACCTTTTATATGGGTCAGTTTTGAAGTTTTAAGAACATATCTTTTTACAGGCTTCCCATGGGCTATATTAGGATACAGTCAGTATAAATTTTTAATTATTAATCAGATTGCTGATATAACAGGAATTTACGGAATTTCTTATCTTATTATTCTTTTTAATTGCTTGATTTTTGATTTATTGATTTTTAAAAAACTTAAAACTCGATATCCTCTCATATCATATATTCCTGTTGTTTTAAGCACAGCTGGAATTGTCATAATATTTGCTTTAACCATAATTTATGGAGTTATAAAACTAAATGAGCCAATTGATAGTCAAACTCTAAAAGTAGCTGTAATTCAGGGAAGTATTCCTCAGCATGAAAAGTGGGATTTTAACAAAATAAATGAAATTTTAAATATTTATAAAAATCTTACAATTCAAGCTAAATCATCTAATCCCCAATTAGTTGTATGGCCTGAAACAGCTCTACCTTTTATATACGAAAAAAATAAATACTTTACCTCGGATTTAATTAACTTTGTTAAAGGACAAAATATATATTTACTGGTTGGAACTATAATGGAAAGGCAGGAAAATCAATATACAAACAGTGCTGTCTTGATTGATTCAAATGGAGTGACCGCTTATTTTTATGATAAAATACATTTAGTACCATTTGGTGAATATGTTCCTTTAAGAAAGATTTTATTTTTTATAGATAAATTGACTGTAGGTGTCGGAGATTATCAGAGTGGTAGCAGTTATAATTTAGCAGTCACTCCATTTGGAAAGTTTGCAACTTTAATCTGCTATGAGAGTATTTTTCCGGGACAAGTACGAAAGTTTTATCAAAAAGGTGGAAATTTTATTGTCAATATCACCAATGATGGTTGGTTTGGAAAGACATCTGGACCGTATCAGCATTTTTCAATGGCTGTGTTTAGAGCAATTGAAAATAGAAAACCCTTAATAAGAGCTGCAAATTCTGGTATTTCTGGTTTTATCGACAGTAAAGGAAGGATTATAAATAAAACAAAGCTATTTGAACGAACTTATTTAGTTGAAAATATACAGGAAAACGAAAAAAACAGCTTTTACATAAAATATGGTGATATATTCGCTTATTTATGTATTGTTTTTTCTTTAATTTTTTTAATTGGAAATATAAGCTTTGGAGGTAAAAAATGGTTACATATGAAGATTTAA
- the trpC gene encoding indole-3-glycerol phosphate synthase TrpC, translating into MNILHKIVDAKKIRVENAKKINPLKNIQKIAESLASESSNFYSAIKRFPDEPINLIAEIKRASPSKGLLKDYDITEMADIYVSHGADAISVVTEEDFFVGSTEIFQKVKTRHSRIPVLRKDFIVDEYQIYESKLLKADAILLIACILTVNQCRTFYELSKALGMDVLFEIHDEEDLKKAIYTEADIVGINNRNLNTLQVDLDTTFRLQKIIPPGKLTVSESGISEKSHVRELIKHGIDAILVGTSLILSDNPGKKIKEFKCLV; encoded by the coding sequence ATGAATATTTTACACAAAATAGTAGATGCTAAAAAAATAAGAGTTGAAAACGCAAAAAAAATTAATCCACTAAAAAATATACAAAAAATTGCTGAATCTTTAGCCAGCGAATCTTCTAATTTTTACAGCGCGATAAAAAGATTCCCTGATGAGCCAATAAATCTAATTGCTGAGATTAAAAGAGCTTCTCCCAGTAAGGGATTACTGAAAGATTATGATATTACAGAAATGGCTGATATATATGTTTCTCATGGAGCAGATGCTATTTCAGTAGTCACTGAGGAAGATTTTTTTGTTGGAAGTACTGAGATATTCCAGAAAGTGAAAACAAGACATTCTCGAATTCCGGTATTGAGAAAGGATTTTATTGTTGATGAGTATCAAATCTATGAATCAAAACTGCTTAAAGCAGATGCCATTTTGTTAATTGCCTGTATTTTAACAGTTAATCAATGTAGAACCTTCTATGAGCTTTCAAAAGCTCTTGGTATGGATGTTTTATTTGAAATTCACGATGAAGAAGATTTAAAAAAAGCCATATATACTGAAGCAGATATAGTAGGAATAAACAACAGAAATCTTAATACATTGCAAGTTGATCTTGACACAACTTTCAGGCTACAAAAAATAATTCCTCCTGGTAAACTCACTGTTAGTGAAAGCGGTATTTCTGAAAAAAGTCATGTTAGAGAACTTATCAAACATGGAATTGATGCTATTTTAGTGGGAACATCACTGATTTTAAGTGATAATCCAGGTAAAAAAATAAAAGAATTTAAATGCCTTGTATGA
- the serS gene encoding serine--tRNA ligase, whose translation MLDLKFVRDNPDIVREALKKRGYDLNFEQFLSLEAERLNFLKEIEQKRALRNSVSQEIASLKKSKGAKHKTDELISQMRNLGDELSELEQKLREIEEKVYDFILLIPNIPHHTVLVGKDETENVEIRRWGDPPIFDFEPLNHWDIGEILGIIDFERAGKIAGSRFAVMKGAGARLERALINFMLDLNISKGYIEVFPPLLVNKASMTATGQLPKFEEDLFRIVEPEFYLIPTAEVPVTNLYREEILSEDDLPFYYVSYTPCFRKEAGSHGKDVRGLIRQHQFNKVELVKFVKPEDSYDELESLTKDAEEILQKLNLPYRVVALCTGDLGFASAKTYDIEVWLPAQNCYREISSCSNFEDFQARRGNIRFRRKSKKGTEFVHTLNGSGLAVGRTVVAILENYQQKNGSIVVPEVLRPYMGIDIIR comes from the coding sequence ATGCTTGATCTCAAATTTGTAAGAGATAATCCTGATATAGTCCGAGAAGCACTCAAAAAAAGAGGATATGACCTTAATTTTGAACAGTTTTTAAGTCTCGAAGCAGAAAGGCTTAATTTTTTAAAAGAAATAGAGCAGAAAAGAGCACTGAGGAACTCTGTTTCTCAGGAAATTGCAAGCCTCAAAAAGTCCAAAGGCGCCAAACACAAAACTGATGAACTCATCTCTCAGATGCGAAACCTTGGTGATGAACTTAGTGAACTTGAGCAGAAATTGCGTGAAATTGAGGAAAAGGTTTATGATTTCATCCTTTTGATTCCTAATATTCCTCATCACACTGTTTTAGTGGGAAAGGACGAAACGGAAAATGTTGAAATCCGGAGATGGGGAGATCCACCGATCTTTGATTTTGAGCCTTTAAATCACTGGGATATTGGAGAAATTCTTGGAATAATTGATTTTGAAAGAGCAGGTAAGATTGCAGGAAGCAGATTTGCTGTAATGAAAGGAGCAGGTGCACGACTTGAGCGCGCTTTAATTAATTTTATGCTTGATTTAAATATATCAAAGGGGTATATTGAAGTTTTTCCACCTTTACTGGTAAATAAAGCATCAATGACAGCAACAGGACAACTTCCAAAGTTTGAGGAAGACCTTTTTAGAATAGTTGAACCAGAGTTTTATCTTATACCAACAGCAGAGGTTCCTGTAACAAATCTTTACAGAGAGGAGATTCTTTCAGAGGATGATTTGCCATTTTATTATGTCTCCTACACACCGTGTTTTCGAAAAGAAGCTGGTTCACATGGTAAGGATGTTCGAGGACTTATAAGACAACATCAGTTTAACAAAGTGGAACTCGTAAAATTTGTAAAACCTGAAGACTCCTATGATGAACTTGAATCTTTAACAAAAGATGCTGAGGAGATCTTACAAAAATTAAACCTTCCTTACAGGGTAGTTGCTCTGTGCACAGGAGATCTTGGTTTTGCATCAGCAAAAACATATGATATAGAGGTATGGCTTCCAGCACAGAACTGTTACAGAGAGATTTCTTCGTGCTCTAATTTTGAAGACTTTCAGGCAAGAAGGGGAAATATAAGATTTCGCAGAAAGTCTAAGAAAGGTACAGAGTTTGTCCATACATTGAATGGTTCAGGATTGGCAGTTGGCAGAACTGTAGTTGCAATTCTTGAAAACTATCAGCAAAAGAATGGTTCAATTGTAGTACCTGAAGTCCTAAGACCCTATATGGGTATTGATATAATTCGATGA
- the kdsB gene encoding 3-deoxy-manno-octulosonate cytidylyltransferase, translating to MVTICIIPARFASTRFPGKPLALLQKKPLIQHVYEKAKISHFIDDVFVATDDERILKCVESFGGKAIITSKTHPSGTDRIAEAVDSLIKKGYNLEGDSIVINVQGDEPMIKPEMIEQLVKLMKEGYNVDETSQLIGTLVTKIDDEKIFKNPNIVKAVFDENGYALYFSRSPIPFDREKFIKGDSTNNFMYKHIGIYGYTVEILKKFVTLPQSTLEKVESLEQLRALENGIKIKVNITEYDSFGIDTPEDLEVAEKCLSTYL from the coding sequence ATGGTTACTATTTGCATTATTCCTGCAAGGTTTGCTTCAACACGATTCCCTGGTAAACCTCTTGCACTTCTTCAAAAGAAACCACTTATTCAACATGTGTATGAAAAAGCGAAAATCTCTCACTTTATTGATGATGTTTTTGTAGCTACTGATGATGAAAGAATACTAAAGTGTGTGGAGAGCTTTGGTGGAAAAGCAATAATCACATCAAAAACACATCCTTCTGGTACAGATAGAATAGCCGAGGCAGTTGATAGCTTGATAAAAAAAGGATATAATTTGGAAGGTGACTCCATTGTAATTAATGTTCAGGGCGATGAACCGATGATTAAGCCTGAAATGATTGAACAGCTTGTAAAACTTATGAAAGAAGGTTATAATGTGGATGAGACTTCTCAGCTTATTGGAACTCTTGTAACAAAAATCGATGATGAAAAAATTTTTAAAAATCCTAATATTGTGAAAGCTGTTTTTGATGAAAATGGATATGCCCTGTATTTTTCACGTTCTCCAATACCATTTGACAGGGAAAAATTTATAAAAGGTGATTCTACAAATAATTTTATGTACAAGCATATAGGAATTTATGGATATACAGTTGAAATTCTTAAAAAATTTGTCACTCTACCCCAATCAACACTTGAAAAGGTTGAGTCTCTTGAACAGCTCAGAGCACTTGAAAATGGAATAAAAATCAAAGTAAATATTACAGAATATGATTCCTTTGGAATAGATACACCAGAAGACCTGGAGGTAGCAGAAAAATGCCTAAGTACATATTTATAA
- a CDS encoding EscU/YscU/HrcU family type III secretion system export apparatus switch protein, producing MTEESKKAVALRYEQKKDSAPKVVAKGRGWLADRIIELARQHGVPLKEDKTLVEVLSKLELSEEIPVELYKAVAEILVFVYQIKEKIK from the coding sequence ATGACAGAAGAAAGCAAAAAAGCAGTAGCATTAAGATATGAACAGAAGAAGGATTCAGCACCAAAAGTTGTTGCAAAAGGCAGAGGCTGGCTCGCGGATAGAATTATTGAACTTGCAAGACAACATGGAGTTCCTTTAAAAGAAGATAAAACTCTTGTTGAAGTTCTTTCAAAACTCGAGCTTTCAGAAGAAATACCAGTTGAACTGTATAAAGCAGTTGCTGAAATTCTTGTATTTGTTTACCAGATCAAGGAGAAAATAAAGTAA
- the dnaN gene encoding DNA polymerase III subunit beta, with amino-acid sequence MHLKLKKQKIQDNLSKIQNIVEKKSIMPVLNHFLMDVTQNGGYILATDLETAVKQPLDVEVLQPGRACIPAKKFYEIVKELAEDIEITLVEQWIKIQSGRSNFRLATLDPAEFPVWPDIGDATKIDLSRDFLLTAIEKTIYASGDADVRYVLNGLLFHIKASSEFKVVGTDGHRLAVFSAPAEGMNFTEEKKIILSKKSLNELRKFLSDTETVSLHIGKTHVMCEMDGITFLTRMIDGNYPEYEAVIPKNNDKVAVVDKSMFIASLKRVSVLSREHQNAVKTEWDKNLVIISSSDPELGEARDELPIDYQGEPFITGFNARYLIDALEKITSDKAKITMSKPDKAVYITDADVTSFVYECVVMPLRI; translated from the coding sequence ATGCATTTAAAGCTAAAAAAACAGAAGATACAGGATAATCTTTCAAAAATTCAAAACATTGTTGAAAAAAAAAGTATTATGCCTGTATTAAATCATTTTCTCATGGATGTTACACAAAATGGTGGATATATCTTAGCTACAGACCTTGAAACAGCGGTAAAACAACCACTTGATGTTGAAGTTTTACAACCGGGTAGAGCATGTATTCCCGCAAAAAAATTTTATGAAATTGTAAAAGAGCTTGCAGAAGATATTGAAATAACACTTGTAGAGCAATGGATTAAAATTCAGTCAGGTAGATCAAATTTCAGGCTTGCTACGCTTGATCCTGCTGAATTTCCTGTATGGCCAGACATCGGAGATGCTACAAAAATTGATCTGTCAAGAGATTTTCTTCTTACTGCCATAGAGAAAACAATTTATGCTTCTGGCGATGCTGATGTGAGATATGTTTTAAACGGACTTCTTTTTCATATCAAAGCTTCTTCAGAGTTTAAAGTGGTCGGTACAGATGGCCACAGGCTTGCAGTTTTCTCCGCTCCAGCTGAGGGAATGAACTTTACAGAAGAAAAAAAGATAATTCTGTCAAAAAAATCATTGAATGAACTGAGAAAGTTTTTATCTGATACTGAAACAGTTTCTCTGCACATTGGCAAAACACACGTTATGTGTGAAATGGATGGTATAACCTTTCTTACACGAATGATAGATGGCAATTATCCTGAATATGAAGCAGTAATACCGAAAAATAATGATAAAGTGGCAGTTGTTGATAAAAGTATGTTTATAGCGTCACTTAAAAGAGTTTCTGTTTTAAGCAGAGAACATCAGAATGCCGTTAAAACAGAATGGGATAAAAATTTAGTTATAATATCATCATCAGACCCTGAACTTGGAGAAGCGAGAGACGAATTACCTATTGATTACCAGGGTGAGCCTTTTATAACAGGTTTTAATGCCAGATATCTGATAGATGCTCTTGAAAAGATTACTTCAGATAAAGCAAAAATAACCATGAGCAAGCCAGATAAGGCAGTGTATATAACAGATGCTGATGTTACCTCTTTTGTTTATGAATGTGTTGTAATGCCGCTAAGAATTTAA